One genomic window of Streptomonospora nanhaiensis includes the following:
- a CDS encoding serine/threonine-protein kinase, translated as MASHVLADRYRLLEPIGHGGMGTVWRAEDELLHRHVAIKEVRVAPDLDPDKRDELIARTMREARICAGLSTHPGIVTIHDVVREGGRPWIVMELVSGRGLDQVVAEEGPLSPRRTAEIGRQIFAALDSAHRAGVVHRDVKPANVMLLPDGRAMLSDFGIAVSDSEDKLTLTGRLPGSPGYVAPERLRHNMMSPAADVWSLGATLYFAVEGRSAFERPTNAGRLTAALESPPDPPRRAGPLRPVLNGMLQPDPEHRLGGDALDSALAGVVSGAGPEDATPTQLDVSGALPQAPAPDRAPRPLGSAPLGHSTPMSVAGLAPARLDRRGWTRVLASLLLGLITLIAAPLLVEYLSSVLIDDDPAPSPSAESTAADHANALKEAPPLPEGFVEHTGGGFRVAAPGDWSAAQEADGLRISAPDSSQDLLLSRVDLAGATPVEHLRSLEAEYAAKPGFRSITLEEVDHPAGEAARWTFESAESGVPRMCSGLLVADGQGGAAMVVYSADPDRWEQEAQTRQAALDSLRRAA; from the coding sequence GACCCCGACAAGCGCGACGAACTCATCGCCCGGACCATGCGCGAGGCGCGCATCTGCGCGGGCCTGAGCACCCACCCCGGGATCGTCACCATCCACGACGTGGTCCGCGAGGGCGGGCGCCCCTGGATCGTCATGGAACTGGTCAGCGGCCGCGGCCTGGACCAGGTCGTGGCCGAGGAGGGGCCGCTGTCGCCGCGCCGCACCGCCGAGATCGGCCGCCAGATCTTCGCCGCGCTGGACAGCGCGCACAGGGCCGGTGTGGTGCACCGCGACGTCAAGCCGGCCAACGTCATGCTGCTGCCCGACGGCCGCGCCATGCTCTCCGACTTCGGTATTGCGGTGTCGGACTCCGAGGACAAGCTCACCCTCACGGGCAGGCTGCCCGGATCCCCCGGCTACGTCGCGCCCGAGCGGCTGCGCCACAACATGATGTCGCCCGCCGCCGACGTGTGGTCGCTGGGCGCCACCCTGTACTTCGCGGTGGAGGGCCGCTCGGCCTTCGAACGCCCCACCAACGCCGGCCGCCTCACCGCCGCGCTGGAGTCCCCGCCCGACCCGCCCCGGCGCGCCGGCCCGCTGCGCCCCGTCCTCAACGGCATGCTTCAGCCCGACCCCGAGCACCGGCTGGGCGGCGACGCCCTGGACTCCGCACTGGCCGGCGTGGTCAGCGGCGCCGGACCCGAGGACGCCACCCCCACCCAGCTCGACGTCTCCGGCGCGCTGCCGCAGGCCCCCGCCCCCGACCGCGCTCCCCGGCCGCTGGGCTCCGCCCCGCTGGGGCACTCCACCCCGATGAGCGTCGCCGGCCTGGCTCCGGCGCGGCTGGACCGGCGCGGGTGGACGCGGGTGCTGGCCTCGCTGCTGCTCGGCCTGATCACGCTGATCGCCGCCCCGCTGCTGGTGGAGTACCTCTCCAGCGTGCTCATCGACGACGACCCCGCGCCCAGCCCCTCGGCCGAGAGCACCGCCGCCGACCACGCCAACGCCCTCAAGGAGGCCCCGCCGCTGCCCGAGGGGTTCGTCGAGCACACCGGCGGCGGGTTCCGGGTGGCCGCCCCCGGCGACTGGTCGGCCGCCCAGGAGGCCGACGGCCTGCGGATCTCCGCGCCCGACTCCTCCCAGGACCTCCTGCTGAGCAGGGTCGACCTGGCGGGCGCCACACCGGTGGAGCACCTGCGCTCCCTTGAGGCCGAGTACGCCGCCAAGCCCGGGTTCCGCAGCATCACCCTGGAGGAGGTCGACCACCCGGCGGGCGAGGCCGCGCGGTGGACCTTCGAGTCCGCCGAGTCCGGTGTGCCGCGCATGTGCAGCGGCCTGCTGGTGGCCGACGGCCAGGGCGGCGCCGCCATGGTCGTCTACAGCGCCGACCCCGACCGCTGGGAGCAGGAGGCGCAGACCCGCCAGGCCGCGCTGGACTCCCTGCGCCGGGCGGCCTGA
- the thiD gene encoding bifunctional hydroxymethylpyrimidine kinase/phosphomethylpyrimidine kinase: MSSCNILSIAGSDPSGGAGIQADLKTFSALGGYGMAVITALTAQSTTGVTAVHEVPGHFVAAQLETLLGDVRVDAVKIGMLANAEVVEAVADALDRHAPPHVVLDPVMVAKSGDRLLAPEAIEAVRTRLVPRVDLITPNLPEAAELLGEEERHDLSSMREQAERLLALGARRVLLKGGHLQGESSTDLLVAPDGRVATFTAERVATRNTHGTGCTLSSAIAALLPRRRDYDDAVRDAKDYLTEALRRADDLDVGRGKGPTHHFHAWWDAPRRRG, from the coding sequence GTGAGCAGCTGCAACATCCTGTCCATCGCCGGCAGCGACCCCAGCGGCGGCGCCGGGATCCAGGCGGACCTCAAGACGTTCTCGGCCCTGGGCGGCTACGGCATGGCCGTGATCACCGCGCTCACCGCGCAGTCCACCACGGGCGTCACCGCCGTGCACGAGGTGCCCGGGCACTTCGTCGCCGCGCAACTGGAGACCCTGCTGGGCGACGTCCGCGTGGACGCGGTCAAGATCGGCATGCTCGCCAACGCCGAGGTCGTCGAGGCGGTCGCCGACGCGCTGGACCGCCACGCCCCGCCGCACGTGGTGCTGGACCCGGTGATGGTGGCCAAGAGCGGCGACCGGCTGCTGGCCCCCGAGGCGATCGAGGCGGTGCGCACCCGCCTGGTCCCGCGCGTCGACCTCATCACCCCCAACCTGCCCGAGGCCGCCGAACTGCTCGGCGAGGAGGAGCGCCACGACCTCTCCTCGATGCGGGAGCAGGCCGAGCGCCTGCTGGCGCTGGGCGCCCGCCGGGTCCTGCTCAAGGGCGGCCACCTGCAGGGGGAGAGCAGCACCGACCTGCTGGTGGCCCCCGACGGCCGGGTCGCGACGTTCACGGCCGAACGCGTCGCCACCCGCAACACCCACGGCACCGGCTGCACCCTGTCCTCGGCGATCGCCGCGCTGCTGCCCCGCCGCCGCGACTACGACGACGCGGTGCGCGACGCCAAGGACTACCTCACCGAGGCCCTGCGCCGCGCCGACGACCTCGACGTCGGCCGCGGCAAGGGCCCCACGCACCACTTCCACGCCTGGTGGGACGCCCCGCGGCGCCGGGGCTGA
- a CDS encoding alanine/glycine:cation symporter family protein → MAQLQEILGEISSVVWGPFVLIPLLLLTGLYLTIRLRLLQFRVLFHALWLALFRRTEGGDAQGDISHYQALSTALAATVGVGNIAGAALAITAGGPGALFWMWVVAALGMATKYSEALLGVKYRRPDARGEQSGGPMFYLRYGLPGGLGLVLGGAFAVFGAIASFGIGNGTQANTVALQMEDVFSIPPWISGIVLVVVTALVVIGGIKSIGRFASAVVPLMIVFYIVISLLVLIAHIGDLPAAIALVFTEAFTGRSATGGLLGSALLFAIQQGVARGIFSNESGLGTGGIAAASAKTDQPVRQAMVSMTQTFIDTIIVVSMTCLVIIVTGAWETSTDDGSLLTAQAMSDGLGAISPALAPLGTYGVAISVMFFAFTTIVGWSYYGERCIDFLVGRKGVFPFRLVFVAVVYIGATVPLDVIWSFSDIANGLMALPNLVGLLLLSGVVVAETKKYFANPDWKNPDSTIVDVRS, encoded by the coding sequence ATGGCGCAACTCCAGGAAATCCTGGGTGAAATCTCCTCAGTGGTGTGGGGACCCTTCGTCCTCATACCGCTGCTGCTGCTCACCGGCCTCTACCTGACGATCCGGCTGCGCCTGCTGCAGTTCCGGGTCCTCTTCCACGCGCTGTGGCTGGCCCTCTTCCGCCGCACCGAGGGCGGCGACGCCCAGGGCGACATCTCCCACTACCAGGCGCTGAGCACGGCCCTGGCGGCCACGGTCGGTGTCGGCAACATCGCCGGCGCCGCGCTGGCGATCACCGCGGGCGGCCCCGGCGCGCTGTTCTGGATGTGGGTGGTGGCCGCGCTGGGCATGGCCACCAAGTACAGCGAGGCCCTGCTCGGCGTGAAGTACCGCCGCCCCGACGCCCGCGGCGAGCAGAGCGGCGGCCCGATGTTCTACCTGCGCTACGGCCTGCCCGGCGGGCTGGGCCTGGTGCTGGGCGGCGCCTTCGCGGTGTTCGGCGCGATCGCGTCCTTCGGTATCGGCAACGGCACCCAGGCCAACACCGTGGCCCTGCAGATGGAGGACGTGTTCTCCATCCCGCCGTGGATCTCGGGCATCGTGCTCGTTGTGGTGACCGCCCTGGTCGTGATCGGCGGCATCAAGAGCATCGGCCGGTTCGCCTCGGCGGTCGTGCCGCTGATGATCGTCTTCTACATCGTCATCTCGCTGCTGGTGCTCATCGCCCACATCGGCGACCTGCCCGCCGCCATCGCGCTGGTGTTCACCGAGGCGTTCACCGGGCGGTCCGCCACCGGCGGCCTGCTGGGCTCGGCGCTGCTGTTCGCGATCCAGCAGGGCGTGGCCCGCGGCATCTTCTCCAACGAGTCGGGCCTGGGCACCGGCGGTATCGCCGCCGCCTCGGCGAAGACCGACCAGCCCGTGCGCCAGGCCATGGTGTCCATGACCCAGACCTTCATCGACACCATCATCGTGGTGTCGATGACCTGCCTGGTCATCATCGTCACCGGCGCCTGGGAGACCTCCACCGACGACGGCTCGCTGCTGACCGCCCAGGCGATGTCCGACGGCCTCGGCGCGATCTCGCCGGCGCTGGCCCCGCTGGGCACCTACGGCGTGGCCATCTCGGTGATGTTCTTCGCCTTCACCACCATCGTGGGCTGGTCCTACTACGGCGAGCGGTGCATCGACTTCCTCGTCGGGCGCAAGGGCGTGTTCCCCTTCCGCCTGGTGTTCGTGGCGGTCGTCTACATCGGCGCGACCGTGCCGCTGGACGTGATCTGGTCCTTCAGCGACATCGCCAACGGCCTGATGGCGCTGCCCAACCTCGTCGGCCTGCTGCTGCTGTCGGGCGTGGTGGTCGCCGAGACCAAGAAGTACTTCGCCAACCCCGACTGGAAGAACCCGGACTCCACGATCGTGGACGTCCGGTCCTAG
- a CDS encoding DUF6457 domain-containing protein produces the protein MTLVEWAQQVCAELDLPEELGKADVDRVLDLAKDAAHSIARPAAPVTTYLVGIAVGRGADPQEAAAAVAALARAQAAESDTA, from the coding sequence ATGACCCTCGTCGAGTGGGCGCAGCAGGTCTGCGCCGAACTGGACCTGCCCGAGGAGCTCGGCAAGGCCGACGTGGACCGCGTGCTGGACCTCGCCAAGGACGCCGCCCACTCGATCGCGCGCCCCGCCGCCCCGGTCACCACCTACCTCGTGGGCATCGCGGTGGGCCGCGGCGCCGACCCGCAGGAGGCCGCGGCGGCCGTCGCGGCGCTGGCCCGCGCCCAGGCGGCGGAGTCCGACACCGCCTGA
- a CDS encoding glycosyltransferase family 4 protein, which translates to MRPPYPSLSPDPADPLRVAIVTESFLPQVNGVTNSVCRVADHLRSRGHHALILAPGAGPATYAGYPVLRLPSVPLPGYRSFSLGLPARRLVTAALRAFAPDVLHLASPVLLGGAAVEVARPLALPTVAVYQTDLPGFAARHGVPGADALWPLLRQVHAAVDRTLVPSTATLRALAERGFPRLSLWQRGVDTDRFHPRHRDEELRRRLAPGGEVLVGYIGRLSRDKRVDLLAHVARLRGARLVVVGDGPDRARLRRRIPGAVFVGQRTGEELSRLHASMDVFVHTGADETFCQAIQEALASGVPVVAPAAGGPLDLVEPERTGLLYAPESVRELRVAVGRLIHNGALRRRMAAAARPAVEGRTWEVVGDQLIGHYRSVIAPGQVDLPRMRLHA; encoded by the coding sequence ATGCGCCCGCCTTACCCATCCCTCAGCCCCGACCCCGCCGACCCGCTGCGCGTGGCGATCGTGACGGAGTCGTTCCTTCCCCAGGTGAACGGTGTCACCAACTCGGTGTGCCGGGTCGCCGACCACCTCCGCTCGCGCGGCCACCACGCCCTCATCCTCGCCCCCGGCGCCGGTCCCGCCACCTACGCGGGTTATCCGGTGCTGCGCCTGCCCAGCGTCCCGCTGCCGGGCTACCGGTCGTTCTCGCTGGGCCTGCCCGCGCGGCGGCTGGTCACCGCGGCGCTGCGCGCCTTCGCCCCCGACGTGCTGCACCTGGCCTCGCCGGTGCTGCTGGGCGGCGCCGCCGTCGAGGTGGCCCGACCGCTGGCCCTGCCCACCGTCGCCGTGTACCAGACCGACCTGCCCGGGTTCGCCGCGCGCCACGGCGTGCCCGGCGCGGACGCGCTGTGGCCCCTGCTGCGCCAGGTCCACGCGGCGGTGGACCGCACCCTGGTGCCCTCCACCGCCACGCTGCGCGCCCTGGCCGAGCGCGGGTTCCCCCGGCTGAGCCTGTGGCAGCGGGGCGTGGACACCGACCGCTTCCACCCCCGCCACCGCGACGAGGAGCTGCGCCGGCGGCTGGCACCCGGCGGCGAGGTGCTGGTCGGCTACATCGGCCGCCTCTCCCGCGACAAGCGGGTGGACCTGCTGGCGCACGTGGCGCGGCTGCGCGGGGCGCGCCTGGTGGTGGTGGGCGACGGCCCCGACCGGGCACGGCTGCGCCGCCGGATACCGGGCGCGGTGTTCGTGGGCCAGCGCACCGGGGAGGAGCTGTCGCGGCTGCACGCCTCGATGGACGTGTTCGTGCACACCGGCGCCGACGAGACGTTCTGCCAGGCCATCCAGGAGGCCCTGGCCTCGGGCGTGCCCGTGGTGGCGCCGGCGGCCGGCGGCCCGCTGGACCTGGTCGAGCCCGAGCGCACGGGCCTGCTCTACGCCCCGGAATCGGTGCGCGAGCTGCGCGTGGCGGTGGGCCGGCTGATCCACAACGGAGCGCTGCGCCGGCGTATGGCCGCCGCCGCGCGGCCCGCCGTGGAGGGCCGCACCTGGGAGGTCGTCGGCGACCAGCTGATCGGCCACTACCGCTCGGTGATCGCCCCGGGGCAGGTGGACCTGCCCCGGATGCGGCTGCACGCCTGA
- a CDS encoding pyridoxal phosphate-dependent aminotransferase → MSVTVSATLAVNEALAERRRRGLPVLPLGFGEAGLPVHPSMRDALSAGCDRNAYGPVAGTAELREAAAGYWRRRGLPTDPDLVVAGPGSKPLLYGLLLSIGGAVAVAAPSWVSYAAQAHLSGHGCVQVPTDPAQGGLPQPDLLAAAVEDERARGRDIRAVVATLPDNPTGTLADDATVRRLAHTARELDLVIISDEIYRDLVHDPGADFHSLAEYAPERTVVTTGLSKNLALGGWRLGVARLPDSPFGRLLRADLLGVASEIWSSPAAPVQQAAAYAFGEPPEIADHIGRSRRLHGIVIREVADRFAAAGALVPAPQAAFYTYPDLEAWRGHLAAEHGVRTGRELAALLLEDYGMGVLAAAEFGENERALRLRVASSLLYGDTEARRHAALAADDPLALPWIRAHLDRLSEVLERVGPGARRAAARVPAPAVRAVPKAG, encoded by the coding sequence ATGTCTGTCACCGTGTCCGCCACCCTCGCCGTCAACGAAGCCCTGGCCGAGCGCCGCCGCCGCGGCCTGCCCGTCCTACCGCTGGGCTTCGGAGAGGCCGGGCTGCCGGTCCACCCCTCCATGCGCGACGCGCTGTCGGCTGGATGTGACAGGAACGCCTACGGCCCGGTCGCCGGCACGGCCGAACTCCGCGAGGCCGCCGCCGGCTACTGGCGCCGCCGCGGCCTGCCCACCGACCCCGACCTGGTGGTGGCCGGCCCCGGCAGCAAGCCGCTGCTCTACGGCCTGCTGCTGAGCATCGGCGGCGCGGTCGCGGTGGCCGCGCCCAGTTGGGTCAGCTACGCCGCCCAGGCCCACCTCTCCGGCCACGGCTGCGTCCAGGTGCCCACCGACCCCGCCCAGGGCGGGCTGCCCCAGCCCGACCTGCTCGCCGCCGCCGTCGAGGACGAGCGCGCGCGGGGCCGCGACATCCGCGCGGTGGTCGCCACCCTGCCCGACAACCCCACCGGCACCCTCGCCGACGACGCCACCGTGCGCCGCCTCGCCCACACCGCGCGCGAACTCGACCTGGTGATCATCTCCGACGAGATCTACCGCGATCTCGTGCACGACCCCGGCGCCGACTTCCACAGCCTGGCCGAGTACGCGCCCGAGCGCACCGTCGTCACCACCGGCCTGAGCAAGAACCTCGCCCTGGGCGGGTGGCGGCTGGGGGTGGCCCGGCTGCCCGACAGCCCCTTCGGCCGCCTGCTGCGCGCCGACCTGCTCGGGGTGGCAAGCGAGATCTGGTCCAGCCCGGCCGCGCCGGTCCAGCAGGCCGCCGCCTACGCCTTCGGCGAGCCGCCCGAGATCGCCGACCACATCGGCCGCAGCCGCCGCCTGCACGGCATCGTCATCCGCGAGGTGGCCGACCGGTTCGCCGCCGCCGGCGCGCTGGTGCCCGCGCCCCAGGCGGCCTTCTACACCTACCCCGACCTCGAGGCGTGGCGCGGCCACCTCGCCGCCGAACACGGCGTGCGCACCGGCCGCGAACTCGCGGCGCTGCTGCTGGAGGACTACGGCATGGGGGTGCTGGCCGCCGCGGAGTTCGGCGAGAACGAACGCGCCCTGCGCCTACGGGTGGCCTCAAGCCTGCTCTACGGCGACACCGAGGCCCGCCGGCACGCGGCGCTGGCCGCCGACGACCCGCTGGCGCTGCCCTGGATCCGCGCCCACCTCGACCGCCTCAGCGAGGTGCTGGAGCGGGTCGGCCCGGGCGCGCGGCGCGCGGCGGCGCGGGTGCCCGCCCCGGCGGTGCGGGCGGTGCCCAAGGCGGGATGA
- a CDS encoding LysR family transcriptional regulator, whose translation MLDLRRLRILKEFSERRTIAATAEALGYTPSAVSQQLSALEREAGAALLDRTARSAELTESGRLLVEHAEQILAMVEAAESVLAEHRGVAAGQVTVTAFPTGAVAFAPLLARGLRVHENMQLVLRQSMGAAGIRQVASAEVDIALVDDWSGDRPDSGAGRLRHVHLLHDPMVLAVPRGHRLADPAVPVDLRELREEPWIAAPRSEPSRSGIDRLFADVGGAPTTAWEFEGQSTILSLVARGIGIAAVPALALAAGTGGLAFRRLPGVGPTREVYAVVRATSMRRPAIEATLRALRRTAAEVRRDLDAELGAAPG comes from the coding sequence ATGCTCGACCTGCGTCGGCTGCGGATCCTCAAGGAGTTCTCCGAGCGCCGCACCATCGCCGCTACCGCCGAGGCGCTGGGTTACACCCCCTCGGCGGTCTCCCAGCAGCTGTCGGCGCTGGAGCGCGAGGCCGGGGCCGCCCTGCTCGACCGCACCGCCCGCAGCGCCGAGCTGACCGAGAGCGGACGGCTGCTGGTCGAGCACGCCGAGCAGATCCTGGCCATGGTCGAGGCCGCGGAGTCGGTGCTGGCCGAGCACCGGGGGGTCGCCGCCGGCCAGGTCACCGTCACGGCCTTCCCCACCGGCGCGGTGGCCTTCGCGCCGCTGCTGGCGCGGGGCCTGCGGGTGCACGAGAACATGCAGCTGGTGCTGCGGCAGAGCATGGGGGCCGCCGGGATCCGGCAGGTGGCCTCGGCCGAGGTCGACATCGCGCTGGTCGACGACTGGTCGGGCGACCGGCCCGACAGCGGCGCGGGGCGGCTGCGGCACGTGCACCTGCTGCACGACCCCATGGTGCTGGCGGTTCCCCGGGGGCACCGCCTGGCCGACCCGGCCGTTCCCGTCGACCTGCGGGAGCTGCGCGAGGAGCCGTGGATCGCGGCGCCGCGCAGCGAGCCCTCGCGCTCGGGCATCGACCGCCTGTTCGCCGACGTGGGGGGCGCCCCGACCACGGCCTGGGAGTTCGAGGGGCAGAGCACGATCCTCAGCCTGGTGGCGCGGGGCATCGGGATCGCCGCGGTGCCCGCGCTGGCGCTGGCGGCCGGCACCGGGGGGCTGGCCTTCCGCAGGCTGCCCGGTGTGGGCCCCACCCGCGAGGTCTACGCGGTGGTGCGCGCCACGAGCATGCGCCGCCCGGCCATCGAGGCCACCCTGCGGGCGCTGCGCCGCACGGCGGCCGAGGTGCGGCGCGACCTGGACGCCGAACTGGGCGCGGCACCCGGCTGA
- a CDS encoding glycosyltransferase, producing the protein MTPLSQRTQLRAGVRAAAANPARLRVLIAADTYPPDVNGCAYFTHRLATGLAARGHDVHVVCASPTGEPGVRRRDGVTVHELRSVSVLVHESMRTTLPLGINGHLDRLISRLRPHVLHAQSHFTTCRAAIGRARRAGVPVVLTNHFMPDNLFAHAHVPGRLQELVGDLAWRDMIAVARTADYVTTPTRRAADLLTGKGLDRHVEAVSCGIDLERFHPRPAERAAARARFGLPDRDTMVFVGRLDEEKRIEDLIRALPRVHGERDLQLALAGTGQREERLRRLAAELGVADRVHFLGFVPDADLPLVYVAGDVFAIGSVAELQSIATLEAMSTGLPVVAADALALPHLVEEGRNGYLYSPGDVPALAKRLAEVLADPGTRAAMGAASREIARRHDHARSLDRFVEIYTEVRPRPMSRLRTPAAAGARVRRQGMAA; encoded by the coding sequence ATGACCCCGTTGAGCCAGCGCACACAGCTGCGCGCCGGCGTCCGAGCCGCCGCTGCGAACCCGGCCCGCCTGCGCGTCCTGATCGCGGCCGACACCTATCCGCCCGACGTCAACGGCTGCGCCTACTTCACCCACCGGCTGGCCACCGGGCTGGCCGCCCGCGGCCACGACGTGCACGTGGTGTGCGCCTCGCCCACCGGCGAGCCCGGGGTCCGCCGCCGGGACGGGGTCACCGTGCACGAGCTGCGCTCGGTGTCGGTGCTGGTCCACGAGTCCATGCGCACCACCCTGCCGCTGGGGATCAACGGCCACCTGGACCGGCTGATCTCCCGGCTGCGCCCGCACGTGCTGCACGCCCAGAGCCACTTCACGACCTGCCGCGCCGCCATCGGCCGCGCCCGCCGGGCCGGGGTGCCCGTGGTCCTGACCAACCACTTCATGCCCGACAACCTGTTCGCCCACGCGCACGTGCCCGGCCGGCTGCAGGAGCTGGTCGGCGACCTCGCCTGGCGCGACATGATCGCGGTGGCGCGCACCGCCGACTACGTCACCACGCCCACCCGGCGCGCCGCCGACCTGCTCACCGGCAAGGGGCTGGACCGCCACGTCGAGGCGGTGTCCTGCGGCATCGACCTGGAGCGCTTCCACCCGCGCCCGGCCGAGCGCGCCGCGGCGCGCGCCCGCTTCGGCCTGCCCGACCGCGACACCATGGTGTTCGTCGGCCGGCTGGACGAGGAGAAGCGCATCGAGGACCTGATCCGGGCGCTGCCCCGCGTCCACGGGGAGCGCGACCTCCAGTTGGCCCTGGCCGGCACCGGCCAGCGCGAGGAGCGCCTGCGCCGCCTGGCGGCCGAGCTGGGTGTGGCCGACCGCGTGCACTTCCTCGGGTTCGTGCCCGACGCCGACCTCCCGCTGGTCTACGTGGCCGGGGACGTGTTCGCCATCGGCAGCGTGGCCGAACTGCAGAGCATCGCCACACTGGAGGCGATGTCCACCGGCCTGCCCGTGGTGGCGGCCGACGCGCTCGCCCTGCCGCACCTGGTGGAGGAGGGCCGCAACGGCTACCTCTACTCGCCCGGCGACGTCCCCGCGCTGGCCAAGCGGCTGGCCGAGGTGCTGGCCGACCCCGGCACCCGCGCCGCCATGGGCGCCGCCAGCCGCGAGATCGCCCGGCGCCACGACCACGCGCGCTCCCTGGACCGGTTCGTCGAGATCTACACCGAGGTCCGGCCGCGCCCGATGTCGCGGCTGCGCACGCCCGCGGCCGCCGGGGCGCGCGTCCGCCGCCAGGGGATGGCCGCCTGA
- a CDS encoding DMT family transporter, producing the protein MLIWSILIALAGAFCMALGSALQERDAVRAPGHSVARFGFLLHLAQRPRWLLGTLGAGAGVVLHLVALSGAPLTIIQPIGVTGLIFAIVLSAVFNRRRVRPGQIVAGGAVMVGLAGLLLLFPHTAQTPHMATGTALALAGSVAAVGCAAYAAAHWLPPALRVLLLAAVGGVALGTTSALARVVAANAVVDATAVLSWLTVLCVAVAVFGGLFQQNAYRTGHFAAAYATLLVVDPITGAGIGALLLGEGLPATPLDQALAAGSALLAIAGTVALAVARNRNPEAARHRTGDPAPAGTALSTTSVHSTTTPGDSR; encoded by the coding sequence ATGCTGATCTGGTCCATCCTCATCGCCCTGGCGGGGGCCTTCTGCATGGCGCTGGGGTCGGCCCTCCAGGAGCGCGACGCCGTGCGCGCCCCCGGGCACAGCGTCGCCCGGTTCGGGTTCCTGCTCCACCTCGCCCAGCGCCCGCGCTGGCTGCTGGGCACCCTGGGCGCCGGGGCCGGCGTGGTCCTGCACCTGGTCGCCCTCAGCGGCGCCCCCCTCACCATCATCCAGCCGATCGGCGTCACCGGCCTGATCTTCGCCATCGTGCTCTCGGCGGTGTTCAACCGGCGCCGGGTCCGGCCCGGGCAGATCGTCGCCGGCGGGGCCGTCATGGTGGGCCTGGCCGGGCTGCTCCTGCTCTTCCCGCACACCGCCCAGACCCCGCACATGGCCACCGGCACCGCCCTGGCGCTGGCCGGCTCGGTCGCGGCCGTGGGCTGCGCGGCCTACGCCGCCGCCCACTGGCTGCCCCCCGCCCTGCGCGTGCTGCTGCTGGCCGCGGTCGGCGGCGTGGCGCTGGGCACCACCTCGGCCCTGGCGCGCGTGGTGGCGGCCAACGCCGTGGTCGACGCCACCGCCGTACTGAGCTGGCTGACCGTGCTGTGCGTGGCGGTGGCCGTGTTCGGCGGGCTGTTCCAGCAGAACGCCTACCGCACCGGCCACTTCGCCGCCGCCTACGCCACGCTGCTCGTCGTCGACCCCATCACGGGGGCCGGTATCGGCGCGCTGCTGCTGGGCGAGGGGCTGCCCGCCACGCCACTGGACCAGGCCCTGGCCGCCGGATCCGCGCTGCTGGCCATCGCCGGCACGGTCGCGCTGGCCGTGGCCCGCAACCGCAACCCCGAGGCGGCCCGGCACCGGACAGGGGATCCCGCACCGGCCGGCACCGCGCTTTCCACGACCTCCGTCCACTCGACGACGACTCCAGGAGACTCCCGATGA
- a CDS encoding AsnC family transcriptional regulator gives MSALEPDGVDAAIVRELRADGRLPFETLAGRVGLSAGAVRARVMRLVRGGAVP, from the coding sequence GTGAGCGCGCTGGAACCGGACGGCGTCGACGCCGCCATCGTGCGGGAGCTGCGGGCCGACGGCCGCCTGCCGTTCGAGACGCTGGCCGGGCGCGTGGGGCTGTCGGCGGGCGCGGTGCGCGCGCGGGTGATGCGGCTGGTCCGGGGCGGCGCGGTGCCGTGA